The following are encoded together in the Xanthobacter autotrophicus Py2 genome:
- a CDS encoding integral membrane sensor signal transduction histidine kinase (PFAM: ATP-binding region ATPase domain protein; histidine kinase HAMP region domain protein; histidine kinase A domain protein~KEGG: rpa:RPA0357 two component sensor histidine kinase), with protein MTAHTDEARADEMAPGGPGASGGRAERGREPRGGVIAWLKRVRRFVAFKGFSSLTRRIVLLNLAGLCALVSGILYLSEFRSGLIDARIQSLLVQGEIIAAAIASSAQVETNAITLDPERLLELQAGESYGPDDGFAPLEFPINPERVAPVLRRLVGPTRTRARIYDREGQLLLDSRSLYSRGEILRYDLPSPNEPKPGVLERAWQAVQLWLGRGDLPLYKEFGPQAGKNYPEVASAALGAKASEVRVDERGQVVVSVAVPVQRFRAILGVLLLSTQSGEIDAAVKAERFVIVRVFLVAAVVMVLLSVLLAGTIADPVRKLAAAAERVRRRIKSRVEIPDFTARSDEIGHLSGALRDMTGALYNRIEAIESFAADVAHELKNPLTSLRSAVETLPLAKTDTSRNRLMEVIQHDVKRLDRLISDISDASRLDAELQRQEAVNVDLKQLLEMVVGLAQDVRKDDGVRVSLSFERVHGAPADFLVAGHASRLGQVVDNLVSNARSFSPNGGSVRVTCRRLKDGAEIVVDDDGPGIRPDALARIFERFYTDRPHQGFGQNSGLGLSISRQIVEAHGGTIWAENRMATAPDRSSQVAGARFVVRLPTA; from the coding sequence ATGACGGCGCACACCGACGAGGCCAGGGCCGACGAGATGGCTCCGGGCGGACCCGGGGCCTCCGGCGGCCGGGCCGAACGGGGGCGCGAGCCGCGTGGCGGCGTCATCGCGTGGCTGAAGCGCGTGCGCCGCTTCGTGGCTTTCAAGGGCTTCTCCTCTCTCACCCGGCGCATCGTGCTGCTCAACCTCGCCGGGCTGTGCGCCCTGGTGTCGGGCATCCTCTACCTGTCGGAATTCCGCTCCGGCCTTATCGACGCGCGCATTCAGAGCCTTCTGGTGCAGGGCGAGATCATCGCTGCCGCCATCGCCTCGTCGGCGCAGGTGGAGACCAATGCCATCACGCTCGATCCCGAGCGACTGCTGGAATTGCAGGCGGGCGAGAGCTACGGCCCCGACGACGGCTTCGCGCCGCTGGAATTCCCCATCAATCCCGAGCGCGTCGCCCCGGTGCTGCGGCGCCTGGTGGGCCCGACCCGCACCCGTGCCCGCATCTATGACCGCGAAGGCCAGCTCTTGCTGGATTCCCGCTCGCTCTATTCGCGCGGCGAGATCCTGCGCTACGACCTGCCGTCCCCCAACGAGCCCAAGCCCGGCGTGCTGGAACGAGCCTGGCAGGCGGTGCAGCTGTGGCTCGGCCGCGGCGACCTGCCGCTCTACAAGGAGTTCGGCCCGCAGGCCGGCAAGAATTACCCCGAGGTCGCCTCGGCCGCGCTGGGCGCCAAGGCCAGCGAGGTGCGTGTGGATGAGCGCGGGCAGGTGGTGGTCTCCGTCGCCGTGCCGGTCCAGCGCTTCCGCGCCATCCTCGGCGTGCTGCTGTTGTCCACCCAGAGCGGCGAGATCGACGCGGCGGTGAAGGCGGAGCGCTTCGTCATCGTCCGCGTGTTCCTGGTGGCGGCGGTGGTGATGGTGCTGCTCTCGGTGCTGCTCGCCGGCACCATCGCCGATCCGGTGCGCAAGCTCGCGGCGGCGGCCGAACGGGTGCGCCGGCGCATCAAGTCGCGGGTGGAGATCCCTGATTTTACCGCCCGCTCCGACGAGATCGGCCATCTCTCCGGCGCCCTGCGTGACATGACCGGCGCCCTCTACAACCGCATTGAGGCCATCGAGAGCTTCGCTGCGGACGTGGCGCACGAGCTGAAGAACCCGCTCACCTCCCTGCGCAGCGCGGTGGAGACGCTGCCGCTCGCCAAGACCGACACCTCGCGCAACCGCCTGATGGAGGTGATCCAGCACGATGTGAAGCGGCTCGACCGCCTCATCTCCGACATCTCCGACGCCAGCCGGCTCGATGCCGAGCTGCAGCGGCAGGAGGCGGTGAACGTCGATCTCAAGCAATTGCTGGAGATGGTGGTGGGCCTCGCCCAGGACGTGCGCAAGGACGACGGCGTCCGCGTCTCCCTCAGCTTTGAGCGGGTGCACGGCGCGCCCGCCGATTTCCTGGTCGCGGGCCATGCCTCGCGGCTGGGACAGGTTGTGGATAACCTGGTCTCCAACGCCCGTTCGTTCTCGCCCAACGGCGGATCGGTGCGCGTCACCTGCCGCCGCCTGAAGGATGGCGCCGAGATCGTGGTGGACGACGACGGCCCCGGCATTCGCCCCGATGCCCTCGCGCGCATCTTCGAGCGCTTCTATACCGACCGGCCGCACCAGGGGTTCGGGCAGAATTCCGGGCTCGGCCTCTCCATCTCGCGGCAGATCGTGGAGGCCCATGGCGGCACCATCTGGGCCGAGAACCGCATGGCGACCGCCCCCGACCGCAGTTCGCAGGTGGCCGGCGCCCGCTTCGTCGTGCGCCTGCCGACGGCCTGA
- a CDS encoding HPr kinase (KEGG: rpb:RPB_0465 HPr kinase), producing MSAPASIHASCIAIGDLGVLIRGPSGSGKSSLALQLVLDAPRILPPAELVADDRVLLSPEEGVLVARPVPELAGLIEMRGLGIRRLPYRPLVAVRHVVDLAAPDAARMPAIEARRIVIQGVEMQRIPLGEWGQAPLVLACIIGTRDHDD from the coding sequence GTGAGCGCACCGGCCAGCATCCACGCCAGCTGCATCGCCATCGGCGACCTCGGGGTGCTGATCCGTGGCCCGTCCGGCTCGGGCAAGTCGAGCCTCGCGCTGCAGCTTGTCCTCGACGCGCCGCGCATCCTGCCGCCCGCCGAACTGGTGGCCGACGACCGGGTGCTGCTGTCGCCGGAGGAGGGCGTTCTGGTGGCGCGGCCGGTGCCCGAGCTTGCCGGTTTGATCGAGATGCGGGGCCTCGGCATCCGCCGGCTACCCTATCGTCCGTTGGTCGCAGTGCGGCATGTGGTCGATCTTGCGGCACCCGACGCAGCCCGGATGCCGGCCATCGAGGCCCGGCGGATTGTCATCCAAGGTGTTGAAATGCAACGTATTCCCTTGGGTGAGTGGGGTCAGGCGCCATTGGTTCTCGCTTGCATTATCGGAACGCGTGACCACGATGATTAA
- a CDS encoding PTS system fructose subfamily IIA component (PFAM: PTS system fructose subfamily IIA component~KEGG: rpc:RPC_0594 PTS system fructose subfamily IIA component) produces MIGLVLVTHGRLADEFCSALEHVMGPQTQMATVTIGPEDDMERRRQDIIEAVDRVRTGDGVVILTDMFGGTPSNLAISVMNTPDVEVVAGINLPMLVKLAKVRGEMPLEQAVDVAQEAGRKYINVASRVLSGK; encoded by the coding sequence ATGATCGGTCTCGTCCTCGTCACACATGGCCGCCTTGCCGACGAATTCTGCTCCGCCCTGGAGCACGTCATGGGTCCGCAGACCCAGATGGCCACCGTTACCATTGGTCCCGAGGACGATATGGAGCGGCGGCGGCAGGACATCATCGAAGCCGTGGACCGGGTGCGCACCGGCGATGGGGTGGTGATCCTCACCGACATGTTCGGCGGCACCCCCTCCAATCTCGCCATCTCGGTGATGAACACGCCGGACGTGGAAGTGGTGGCGGGCATCAACCTGCCCATGCTGGTGAAGCTCGCCAAGGTGCGGGGAGAGATGCCGCTGGAACAGGCCGTCGACGTGGCGCAGGAAGCCGGTAGGAAATACATCAATGTCGCAAGCCGTGTCCTCTCCGGTAAATGA
- a CDS encoding Phosphotransferase system, phosphocarrier protein HPr (TIGRFAM: phosphocarrier, HPr family~PFAM: phosphocarrier HPr protein~KEGG: nha:Nham_0439 HPrNtr), with amino-acid sequence MSSPVNDAFVPRADADEADLHDVESPEVACGRPIAPEALVRALPIVNKRGLHARASAKFVQTVERFDAYVTVCRNGEAVGGNSIMGLMMLAAGPGTSVTVTATGNEAAAVLEALDTLVADRFGEEE; translated from the coding sequence GTGTCCTCTCCGGTAAATGACGCCTTCGTCCCGCGGGCGGACGCGGACGAGGCGGACCTGCACGACGTTGAGTCGCCCGAGGTGGCGTGCGGTCGCCCCATCGCCCCAGAGGCCCTGGTGCGCGCCCTGCCGATCGTGAACAAGCGCGGCCTGCACGCCCGGGCCTCCGCCAAGTTCGTGCAGACCGTGGAGCGGTTCGACGCTTACGTGACCGTATGTCGCAACGGCGAGGCGGTCGGCGGCAATTCCATCATGGGCCTGATGATGCTGGCCGCCGGCCCCGGCACCAGCGTGACCGTGACCGCCACCGGCAACGAGGCGGCAGCGGTGCTCGAGGCTCTCGATACCCTGGTGGCTGACCGCTTCGGCGAGGAAGAGTAA
- a CDS encoding integral membrane sensor signal transduction histidine kinase (PFAM: ATP-binding region ATPase domain protein; histidine kinase HAMP region domain protein; histidine kinase A domain protein~KEGG: nwi:Nwi_3077 signal transduction histidine kinase): MVAYFLISIARALGAGIRDGPSPRIMAMLEPTSHQPDTRPAPRGARWSLGLSTKLLALTVAVVAMAEIAVLVPTIANYRIAWLSDRLAAARTAALVLDAAPQEGISPDLTRQLLESVGAKVIVVKREDTRRLLAASDMPPMANVHIDMRETTLWTAVRDAFDTLTAPDGRILRVVGDPPRGADFIEIVLSGTPLRAALLRFAATVLLVSLAVAVAAGVLVYLSLNWLFVRPMRRLTERISAFRENPEDASRIIVPSGRSDEIGTAEEALEEMQRELSQTLHQKSHLAALGLAVSKINHDLRNLLSSAQLLSDRLATVPDPTVQRFAPKLLAALDRAITYCEQTLSYGRAKEPLPERRDVALAHLFDEVRETLGLQSGSGIGWVVDIERGLVADADPDQLFRVILNIARNAVQALEVRAPVDPERDQIRIKARRKGAVVEIEMGDTGPGIPAARREHLFEAFVSSARRGGTGLGLPIADELVRAHGGEIRLLDTQVGTTFRITIPDQPESRHHRRERIRA; encoded by the coding sequence TTGGTTGCCTATTTCTTAATATCGATCGCTCGCGCGCTGGGCGCGGGGATCCGGGACGGGCCTTCCCCCCGTATCATGGCCATGTTGGAGCCGACGAGCCATCAGCCGGATACCCGGCCGGCGCCCAGGGGCGCACGGTGGAGCCTCGGGCTGTCCACCAAGCTCCTCGCCTTGACCGTCGCCGTGGTGGCCATGGCCGAGATTGCGGTGCTGGTGCCCACCATCGCCAATTATCGCATCGCCTGGCTCTCCGACCGGCTGGCGGCGGCCCGCACCGCCGCTCTCGTGCTCGATGCCGCCCCGCAGGAGGGCATCTCCCCCGACCTCACCCGCCAGCTGCTGGAAAGCGTCGGCGCCAAGGTGATCGTGGTGAAGCGCGAGGACACCCGCCGCCTCCTCGCCGCCTCCGACATGCCGCCCATGGCCAATGTCCACATCGACATGCGCGAGACCACCCTGTGGACCGCGGTGCGCGACGCCTTCGACACGCTCACCGCCCCGGACGGACGCATCCTGCGCGTGGTGGGCGATCCGCCGCGCGGCGCGGATTTCATCGAGATCGTGCTCAGCGGCACGCCCCTGCGCGCGGCGCTGCTGCGCTTCGCCGCCACCGTGCTGCTGGTGTCGCTGGCGGTGGCGGTGGCGGCGGGCGTGCTGGTCTATTTGAGCCTCAACTGGCTGTTCGTGCGGCCCATGCGGCGGCTCACCGAGCGCATTTCCGCGTTCCGGGAGAACCCGGAGGATGCCTCCCGCATCATCGTGCCCTCCGGCCGCTCCGACGAGATCGGCACCGCCGAGGAGGCGCTGGAGGAGATGCAGCGCGAGCTGTCCCAGACGCTGCACCAGAAGAGCCACCTGGCCGCCCTCGGCCTCGCGGTCTCAAAGATCAACCACGATCTGCGCAACCTTTTGTCGTCTGCGCAGCTGCTCTCAGACCGTCTCGCCACCGTGCCGGACCCCACCGTGCAGCGCTTCGCGCCGAAGCTGCTGGCGGCTCTCGACCGCGCCATCACCTATTGCGAGCAGACCCTTTCCTACGGCCGCGCCAAGGAGCCGCTGCCCGAGCGGCGCGACGTGGCGCTTGCCCACCTCTTCGACGAGGTGCGCGAGACGCTCGGCCTGCAAAGCGGCTCGGGGATCGGCTGGGTGGTGGATATCGAGCGGGGCCTCGTGGCCGATGCGGACCCGGACCAGCTGTTCCGCGTGATCCTGAACATCGCCCGCAACGCCGTGCAGGCGCTGGAGGTGCGCGCGCCGGTGGATCCCGAGCGCGACCAGATCCGCATCAAGGCCCGGCGCAAGGGCGCTGTGGTGGAAATCGAGATGGGCGACACCGGGCCGGGCATTCCGGCGGCGCGGCGCGAGCATCTGTTCGAGGCGTTCGTGTCCTCGGCGCGGCGCGGCGGCACCGGGCTTGGCCTGCCCATCGCCGATGAACTGGTGCGGGCCCACGGCGGGGAGATCCGCCTTCTGGACACCCAGGTGGGCACCACCTTCCGCATCACCATTCCCGACCAGCCGGAAAGCCGCCACCACCGGCGCGAGCGCATCCGCGCCTGA
- a CDS encoding Resolvase domain (PFAM: Resolvase domain; Recombinase~KEGG: swi:Swit_3384 resolvase, N-terminal domain), translating to MTDAAPASPDVTAGPAIAKAALYLRVSTGRQAESDLSIPDQRRQNTAYCVAKGWDVAAEFVEPGNTATDDRRPAFQTMIDAALVKPPTFTVIVVHSFSRFFRDQFQFEFYVRKLAKNGVRLISITQDLGDDPMSVMMRQIMTLFDEYQSKENAKHTLRAMKENARQGYWNGALPPIGYRIVAAEQRGAKIKKKLEIDPIHADTVRLIYRLALNGGGDRGPMGIKSITTYLNERDVRTRDGGRWGIASVHQILTRTTYIGQHRFNTRDHKTRTAKPEAEHAVMDVPPIITEAEFEAVQAALKARSPQWMPPRAVSGPTLLTGICFCAFCGGAMTLRTGKGSAGGMYRYYTCSTKARQGERGCRGLTVPMDKLDRAVVNHLEWRLLDPARLTTMMDQLLERREEWNERRRGHIAELRKRAAEAEAKLKRLYEAIENGVVDMADPSLKDRIAELTAVRDQAQADAERATSAVERLGPAITPDSLRRFALAARRKLRNEDGTYRRDHLRALAQRVEVVDPSEIRIMGSKTELLRTLVAAASVESAAVGVRSFIPKWRAGEDSNSRPPDS from the coding sequence ATGACCGACGCAGCACCCGCATCGCCTGACGTGACGGCTGGGCCTGCGATTGCCAAGGCGGCGCTCTATTTGCGCGTCTCGACGGGACGCCAGGCGGAGAGCGATCTCTCGATCCCAGATCAGCGCCGGCAGAATACGGCCTATTGCGTCGCCAAGGGCTGGGACGTCGCGGCTGAATTCGTTGAACCAGGCAATACCGCTACTGATGATCGCCGGCCAGCGTTTCAGACGATGATCGACGCTGCGCTCGTGAAGCCGCCAACCTTCACCGTCATCGTCGTGCATTCCTTCTCGCGCTTCTTCCGCGATCAGTTCCAGTTCGAATTCTATGTTCGCAAGCTGGCCAAGAATGGCGTGCGGTTGATCTCCATCACTCAGGATCTCGGCGACGACCCGATGAGCGTGATGATGCGTCAGATCATGACGCTGTTCGACGAATACCAGTCGAAGGAGAACGCCAAGCACACCCTGCGCGCCATGAAGGAGAATGCGCGTCAGGGCTACTGGAATGGCGCGCTGCCGCCGATCGGTTACCGCATCGTGGCCGCCGAACAACGCGGAGCGAAGATCAAAAAGAAGCTGGAGATCGATCCGATCCACGCCGACACGGTGCGCCTGATCTACAGGCTGGCGCTCAATGGTGGCGGCGACCGCGGTCCGATGGGTATCAAGTCGATCACCACCTATCTCAATGAGCGCGACGTTCGCACCCGCGACGGCGGCCGCTGGGGCATCGCCTCGGTGCATCAGATACTCACGCGCACCACATATATCGGGCAGCATCGGTTCAACACGCGCGACCACAAGACGCGCACGGCAAAACCCGAGGCCGAGCACGCGGTCATGGATGTTCCGCCGATCATCACCGAAGCGGAGTTCGAGGCCGTCCAGGCGGCGTTGAAGGCGCGCAGCCCGCAATGGATGCCGCCGCGCGCTGTGAGCGGTCCGACTTTACTGACCGGGATTTGCTTCTGCGCATTCTGTGGCGGTGCGATGACGCTACGGACCGGCAAGGGCAGCGCAGGCGGCATGTATCGCTACTACACCTGCTCGACGAAGGCGCGGCAGGGCGAGCGTGGTTGTCGCGGTCTGACGGTGCCGATGGACAAGCTCGACCGCGCTGTGGTCAATCACCTGGAGTGGCGGCTGCTCGATCCGGCGCGTTTGACGACGATGATGGATCAGTTGCTTGAGCGACGTGAAGAATGGAATGAACGCCGTCGCGGACACATCGCGGAGCTGCGAAAGCGCGCCGCCGAAGCCGAGGCGAAGTTGAAACGTCTCTATGAAGCGATCGAGAACGGCGTGGTCGATATGGCCGACCCGTCGCTGAAAGATCGCATCGCAGAACTCACCGCGGTGCGCGATCAGGCGCAGGCTGACGCGGAGCGCGCAACGTCCGCGGTGGAGCGACTCGGGCCCGCGATCACGCCGGACAGTTTGCGGCGGTTCGCGCTCGCAGCTCGACGCAAGCTGCGGAACGAAGATGGAACTTATCGGCGGGACCATTTACGCGCGCTTGCCCAGCGGGTCGAGGTCGTCGACCCGAGCGAGATTCGCATCATGGGCTCGAAAACTGAACTGCTACGGACACTTGTCGCTGCTGCTAGCGTAGAATCGGCGGCTGTTGGCGTTCGCAGTTTTATACCGAAGTGGCGCGCCGGGGAAGATTCGAACTCCCGACCCCCAGATTCGTAG
- a CDS encoding conserved hypothetical protein (KEGG: bbt:BBta_4868 hypothetical protein) produces MAASRPDLKIEALASHHERDGFACGVDSLDRYLRTQASQDVRRKANGVFILVEPDKPDVVLGYYTLCATSVAQGDVPAATRKHIPRYPLVSATLVGRLAVSESRQGERLGAMLLADAVRRAYASAATVGSSMLVVDAISERAAAFYEGNGFVRLPDSLRLVLPMHAIQRLVEP; encoded by the coding sequence ATGGCGGCGTCTCGGCCAGATTTGAAGATCGAGGCGCTCGCGTCGCATCACGAGCGGGACGGCTTTGCCTGCGGCGTCGACAGCCTCGACCGTTATCTCCGGACGCAGGCAAGCCAGGATGTGCGGCGCAAGGCGAATGGGGTCTTCATTCTGGTCGAGCCTGACAAGCCGGACGTCGTGCTGGGCTATTATACGCTATGCGCGACCAGCGTGGCGCAGGGCGACGTGCCGGCCGCCACCCGCAAGCACATCCCGCGCTATCCACTGGTCAGCGCCACGCTGGTCGGACGGCTGGCGGTCTCCGAATCGCGGCAGGGCGAACGCCTGGGTGCGATGCTTCTCGCCGACGCCGTGCGGCGCGCCTATGCGAGCGCGGCCACAGTCGGTTCCTCGATGCTGGTGGTGGATGCTATCAGTGAGCGCGCCGCCGCCTTCTATGAGGGAAACGGCTTCGTGCGGCTGCCGGACTCCCTCCGGCTGGTCCTACCGATGCACGCAATCCAGCGATTGGTGGAGCCATGA
- a CDS encoding Protein of unknown function DUF1778 (PFAM: Protein of unknown function DUF1778~KEGG: maq:Maqu_4288 hypothetical protein), with protein MPRKQPKIERETPNRVERLGFRLDEETKDLIERAAHLSRRKVSDFCVTALTDTARRTIAEHETLVLSDHDRAAFFDALVNPPEPSERLVRALAEHKRRVAS; from the coding sequence ATGCCGCGCAAACAGCCCAAGATCGAACGGGAAACGCCCAACCGCGTCGAACGCCTCGGATTCCGGCTGGATGAAGAAACGAAGGATCTTATCGAGCGGGCCGCCCACCTCTCGCGGCGCAAGGTCAGCGACTTTTGCGTGACTGCGCTCACCGACACCGCACGCCGGACGATCGCCGAGCATGAGACGTTGGTGTTGTCCGATCACGACCGCGCGGCATTCTTCGACGCGCTGGTCAATCCGCCTGAGCCGAGCGAGCGGCTGGTCCGCGCCCTGGCCGAGCACAAGCGCCGGGTCGCTTCCTGA
- a CDS encoding hypothetical protein (KEGG: swi:Swit_3385 hypothetical protein), with protein sequence MAQKRRVRRVLPEWSGESEDLYDYARPPAPRAGRSPLRLEGAITVTDDWPEIVPITDAELRVMESHFAQELDELFGPRA encoded by the coding sequence ATGGCCCAGAAGCGACGTGTACGCCGGGTCCTGCCTGAATGGTCCGGCGAGTCTGAAGACCTGTATGACTATGCGCGTCCGCCAGCGCCGCGCGCGGGGCGGTCGCCCCTGCGCTTAGAGGGGGCGATCACGGTGACTGACGACTGGCCCGAGATCGTGCCGATCACGGACGCCGAGTTGAGGGTCATGGAAAGCCATTTCGCCCAAGAGCTGGACGAGCTTTTCGGGCCGCGAGCCTGA
- a CDS encoding protein of unknown function DUF156 (PFAM: protein of unknown function DUF156~KEGG: nar:Saro_3586 protein of unknown function DUF156), which translates to MVHTISNKDQLIARVRRIAGQMAAIEKAITEEVGCSAVLHQVAGARGAINGLMDELVEDHVREHVAHPDLSDAARATGAEELIAVVRRYIK; encoded by the coding sequence ATGGTACACACCATATCCAACAAAGACCAGCTCATCGCACGCGTCCGCCGCATCGCAGGCCAGATGGCCGCGATCGAGAAGGCGATCACCGAGGAGGTCGGGTGCTCTGCGGTCCTGCACCAGGTCGCCGGCGCCCGCGGCGCGATCAATGGGCTCATGGACGAGTTGGTCGAAGACCATGTGCGCGAGCACGTCGCCCACCCGGACCTCAGCGATGCCGCGCGCGCGACGGGCGCCGAGGAACTGATCGCGGTCGTGCGCCGCTACATCAAATAG
- a CDS encoding cation diffusion facilitator family transporter (TIGRFAM: cation diffusion facilitator family transporter~PFAM: cation efflux protein~KEGG: nar:Saro_3587 cation diffusion facilitator family transporter) — MTTERDIGALNHDHMFLGEGHDDNARRTLWVVALTTVMMVGEIVAGSIFNSMALLADGFHMATHAGALAIAAGAYAFAKRNATNRRFSFGTGKVGDLAGFASALILGVVAVGIAFESVGRLLEPRPVAFSQATVVAVIGLVVNIASALLLSGGHHHGHQHDDHGDHHHGHAARHNDNNLRSAFVHVLADALTSVLAIVALLAGSYLGWIWLDPVMGIVGATVIAVWSWTLMRDTAGVLLDTSDTHLETEVREHVEGKGDTRITDLHIWRVGPGAHAAIVSVTGCVDGDTVRSRLAPVHELAHVTVETR; from the coding sequence ATGACAACCGAGCGGGACATCGGAGCCCTAAACCACGACCACATGTTCCTGGGCGAGGGCCACGACGACAACGCCCGGCGCACGCTCTGGGTGGTCGCGCTGACGACCGTGATGATGGTCGGCGAGATCGTCGCCGGCTCCATCTTCAACTCGATGGCGCTGCTCGCGGATGGTTTCCACATGGCGACGCACGCCGGTGCGCTCGCGATCGCGGCCGGCGCCTATGCTTTTGCCAAGCGCAACGCCACCAACCGCCGCTTCAGCTTCGGCACTGGCAAGGTAGGAGATCTTGCCGGCTTCGCCTCAGCGCTGATCCTCGGGGTCGTGGCTGTCGGAATCGCCTTCGAATCTGTAGGCCGCCTCCTAGAACCGCGCCCGGTGGCCTTCTCGCAAGCGACGGTCGTGGCGGTGATCGGACTCGTGGTCAATATCGCCAGCGCGCTACTCCTCAGCGGCGGGCACCATCATGGCCACCAACACGATGACCATGGCGATCATCATCACGGACACGCGGCCCGCCATAACGACAACAATCTGCGATCTGCCTTCGTCCATGTCCTGGCCGACGCGCTCACTTCGGTGCTGGCGATTGTTGCGCTGCTCGCCGGCAGCTACCTCGGCTGGATCTGGCTCGACCCGGTGATGGGCATTGTGGGCGCGACCGTAATCGCGGTGTGGTCCTGGACTCTGATGCGGGATACCGCCGGCGTGCTGCTCGACACGTCCGACACCCATTTGGAAACCGAGGTCCGCGAGCACGTCGAAGGCAAGGGTGACACGCGCATCACCGACCTCCACATCTGGCGCGTCGGGCCGGGGGCGCATGCGGCAATCGTCAGCGTGACCGGCTGTGTGGATGGAGACACAGTGCGCTCGCGGTTGGCCCCGGTGCACGAGCTGGCGCACGTCACTGTCGAGACGCGCTAG